Sequence from the Phragmites australis chromosome 11, lpPhrAust1.1, whole genome shotgun sequence genome:
AACCCGATAGGGATCCCGCGGGTGGCAGCGACGGCCTCAGTTGGGAGTGGCGCGGATTGTGGCAAGGGCAGCGGGAGTGGCATGTGCAACAGGAGCTGCAGCAATGCAACGGGCGGCGGCATGGACTGGGTGCGGGCAGCGAGATTTTTTAGGCTCACAGGTGAATTTTTACCCTCACTCTTGATCCAAACTCAATTCAGACCCCCGACCCGTGACCCCTGTAAGGCAAATTTTGCCCCTGACCCGTCAGGTGCAAAACCCATGGGAACTGATTcggcccgtcccgttgtcagcCCTAGCGATGCCTCGGAGCTCTCTTCGAAAgacgcctctctctctcccccgcGCGTTGTGGCCTCGATAAGACGAAAACTCCTTCCTCCAACAAAGGTCCATGAGATATTTTGACGGTGACAATGTTGCAACATGCATCACGCATGCCTATTGTATATATCACCATTTATTTATTAGGTTGCATGTAATCATCAACTTAATGTTTGGAATTGCACGTAAACCCCTGCCCCGCCCCCCAAAAAATTGAAAACTGGGGTACTATACGTGGAGTTTTACGGTAGTTACAACTCGACCCGCGGAGAGATGTTCCAGAGGCATTTCTTTAAGGTCGAGAAACCTTCGAACGTGGCGCTGCGACTTGCACGCTCAACTAACGGCGGGAGCGTGTGCTACCAAGCGCACAAGTGAGGGGGGACTTTTTGTGAGAGCCAGGCTTCGAGGCTTGGCCAGTCTCCCCACTATTAGAGGCGCTATCGCCATGCTATGTGCGTGTTTCCTTCAGTGGGATGGCTGATTTTCGCTCTTCAGTGGGAAAAGACAGAGGCAGCGTGTACAGCTTCTATTCTTCTTGGGTGTCCATGGAGCCGGCCTTCCATGTTCTGAAATGGATCTCCAGCAAGGGTGAAGCTAGATAGGGGTAGGGTGGTGCACTGGCACAGAgtaaatcaaaattttagtagtaattattttattttaactatATATACACCAGTGTAAATTGAACTCTAAGACCAATATTACTTTAGATTATATATTTAGCACCATCATCATTTAAGTTCTTACTTCGTCCCTAATCTCCAGGCCAAGACCTCTCGCCTCTTGCGCTACCTAGGTGCGTAGTTGAGGGCATGGGTTGCAACCTGCAAGAACATGATCGCCAGAAACGCAGCGTCGCCTCCGCTCATGGGACTAGCTGTCACACACCACTCTGCACCAAGAtggggattttttatttttatattttaaatccgaaaattgtaaatatatgtgtatgtttcaAAATTTTGTAACTCTATACTCTTATCACTCTTCCAACAGACGATAAGTTTaacaaaaaacaacaacactACAACGCTCTCCAAATTCAAAACATGgtcgaaatagtcatgaaaaaatctaaataatTTGTAGCGTAGAGAATGCTATCATCTAGTTCTTAAAAAAagttagataaaaatataacctgtaagatgagaaaaaaagataaattttatgatttctcattgtacaaataattatttgtgttgAAATTTCAAATTAGATGCATATATTTAGAATTTTcgaatttaaaaatataaaaataaaccgAGACGGGAGCCAACGGGCGTGGGGCACGGCAGCCTTGCGGTCTCGCATCAACTTCCTTCGCCCCTTCGGCCTTCGCCGTGCCGGCCGGCCGCGCGGGCTGTAGAGTCCGGTGCTCCGTGCCGCGCGGCCGATCGATCGCCGGACTCGGTTCGGTTGCCACTCCGTCAATCGTCTGCGAGCCAATCGCGCTCGCTTGCCCCTCGTTTCCTAGTTCGGATGTGCCGCGCCGCCGCAGCCCGCGCCCGTGATGCCGCGCTGCCAACTATAGGAGAGCTCAggcggcaacaatctctgccgCCGCGCGTCTCCCGTTGCCGCTGCCCTGCCAGAATTGCCTGCGAAACCGAATCAGTGGCACTCACGCCCTTGATGGCTTGATGATGTAATGAAGATCCCTACGCCGCATCAGTAGATCGCTCCGAGCCTCCGACTCCCAACTGGAGGTAGAAGCATGGATTGCGAGTTCAGCACATAACACGGTCTGGTCTGATCACATACGAATCCAAGGCCATCACAATAAATTACAAATCTTTACTGTTCCTGTACTTTAAGATTTTCTTTCAGTACAACAATTTTGTGGAAAGTGGAAAACCCAACCTCCAGGGATAAACTAAGGGTCCCAGACTCCGCAATCTCTCCGTCTCTTCAGTCTTGAGTTTCAGAAAAAAGGATGGGGGGACGTGCAGAGCCAACCAATTGTAGTCTCGTAGAAAGCAGACCAAAACATACACATCTTGCAACACAAAAGGAACAGAAAGAGCAAGTGAGGATCACTAGAACTTTACAAACAGCAGCTGTCATAGCGGGCTGAACGGCTCCGGCGGCGGCTCGAACCGGTGGTCGAACAGCGGGCTCTGGTCGGGCTTGTCGTCGAAGCCGTGCAACCAGCTCATGTTCTTCGCGTCCTCCCTCAGCAGCATCGCCTCGTAGCGCGAGCTGCTGTAGATGTCCAGTTCGCTCAGGGTATCCTTGGCTCCAATGTTTCCCCTGTCCGGCGAATCGGTTGAGCTACCACCGTTGCGTGAAAGAGCTCCGTTTGAATCCCCAGAGAGGTGTCCGTTAACGCTGCTTCCATTGTCAGTGTAGTATCGGTCGCCATTTGAGATCGTGTGCCCGGGGTCTGACACTCGAGCTGGCCCTACCTTGGCAGCAGCCGAGCGGATGCTCTGGGGAAAGAGGGATGCGCCACGAATGCCACCCAAGTTCTGCCGAATGTCCTGTCACAAGTAGGGGTAAGTTAGCTTCTTTCAACAGGATTTGAAAATAGCAATTTTGAGACACCCCGACGCTAATCCATCTATGAGACTATGAGCATGAAGCCATCTGCATCACCCCGATTTATCTATCATCCATGCCGTGTTCCAACTTCCAACAAAAATTGGTAATCTCTTAAAATAACTCGTTTAACAATCTTTGAGTTTTACATCACTTGAGAGGGCTTTGTTACTTACAGTAACACAGTTACAGATGcaaaatgcagttttccatACATAATATCGGAACATTTTTGTctaatatcaccaaagaacatTTTGCTATGCACAGATGGGCAGTGCTGCTTTCAATCAATGTTTGTATCTTTATTCCTGTTTTGGTTTTATATCACTAGAGAGAGCCTTGCTATGCACAGTGACACATTTTATACTTTAGGCTACCTGTATTTCGTCTTGTAAATTGAAAGGCACAAACTTGCAACATTTCTTGAACCACAAACATGACAATTTTGACTAAATGCAAAAGGTTGAGTATTGACAGATCAAGAATAGGCCAACGATTTCAGAAGGTAACAAATTAAGGAACTTAGTCAATAACTGAAATGCAACACTGAAGCTAAAAATGCAGGATGTTAGCTGATGTAAAAACAGGGACTGTACCATGTGCTTGATTGCCATGTCAAGTGACTTCTTTGATATTGTCCTCCCAAATCCATTATCTGTGCCTGTGACTGGCCGCGAGAGTCTATTAGGTTGACTGTCAATAATGGACCTTTCAGCCTGTCTATTTTGGTGTCCATTTGTGAGAGTAGACGTCTTTGATGAAGCATCAGAAAATTTACTTCGACTCACAGCAGGCACAGACATCTTCTTAACAGGAGCTGAGGCAGCTGAAGGTTCAGTATTCTGGGTTGATCTTATTCCTAAAGCCATTCCCGGCCGTGATCTGCCAGCAGATAGTGGTCTTTCAGGCAATTTCGTCCTTAGATTTCGCGGAGTTTCACTTGGGAAATCAGGGATATCAAGTGGCCGCACTGGAGCTCGGGGTCGTGGATTTGGGGAACTTGGACGAGATGATGGAGCCGATGAAGGTGCTGAATTCCGCCCACTGGCTGCAGGTCGGCTAACAGATGTAAAGTTACTGATGCTAGAACTCCGTCCAACTGAAGGTGAGCGACCAATAGCTGGGGCTGATGAACGGGTTGCAGGCTGGCGTGTCGGTGTAGATGATCGTGAGCTGGAACGGCTCATTGAAGGAACCAAACTTGAGGACAATGAGGTGGCACGGCTTATCCCAGGAATATTACCTGAGGATGACCCTGGCCGGCTTGTTGTACCTACGGATGCACTCGGGCGGTTAATCGCATTAGTTGGACCAGAAGATGGATTGGGC
This genomic interval carries:
- the LOC133884514 gene encoding uncharacterized protein LOC133884514 isoform X1, whose amino-acid sequence is MALVVVVVGRKRVAVQSKVETPDMQLLTPPGTPRVPALEVAEKTPATNILPKRTVTRSSSTTRASRLSASQTENGHSTVPTRPARSNSVNRPSIQSTLMSGNNRTSVLNTSISSVSSRPTTPSRRSSTIVAPKQSIPASRPVPARSSTPAKTRPSTPVKTRPSTPTRTRQIAPNSSTDSAAAKTTSTQSSRPSTPNSRSRIMPNPSSGPTNAINRPSASVGTTSRPGSSSGNIPGISRATSLSSSLVPSMSRSSSRSSTPTRQPATRSSAPAIGRSPSVGRSSSISNFTSVSRPAASGRNSAPSSAPSSRPSSPNPRPRAPVRPLDIPDFPSETPRNLRTKLPERPLSAGRSRPGMALGIRSTQNTEPSAASAPVKKMSVPAVSRSKFSDASSKTSTLTNGHQNRQAERSIIDSQPNRLSRPVTGTDNGFGRTISKKSLDMAIKHMDIRQNLGGIRGASLFPQSIRSAAAKVGPARVSDPGHTISNGDRYYTDNGSSVNGHLSGDSNGALSRNGGSSTDSPDRGNIGAKDTLSELDIYSSSRYEAMLLREDAKNMSWLHGFDDKPDQSPLFDHRFEPPPEPFSPL
- the LOC133884514 gene encoding uncharacterized protein LOC133884514 isoform X2 — its product is MEDLLGSEIGKNDYDWLLTPPGTPRVPALEVAEKTPATNILPKRTVTRSSSTTRASRLSASQTENGHSTVPTRPARSNSVNRPSIQSTLMSGNNRTSVLNTSISSVSSRPTTPSRRSSTIVAPKQSIPASRPVPARSSTPAKTRPSTPVKTRPSTPTRTRQIAPNSSTDSAAAKTTSTQSSRPSTPNSRSRIMPNPSSGPTNAINRPSASVGTTSRPGSSSGNIPGISRATSLSSSLVPSMSRSSSRSSTPTRQPATRSSAPAIGRSPSVGRSSSISNFTSVSRPAASGRNSAPSSAPSSRPSSPNPRPRAPVRPLDIPDFPSETPRNLRTKLPERPLSAGRSRPGMALGIRSTQNTEPSAASAPVKKMSVPAVSRSKFSDASSKTSTLTNGHQNRQAERSIIDSQPNRLSRPVTGTDNGFGRTISKKSLDMAIKHMDIRQNLGGIRGASLFPQSIRSAAAKVGPARVSDPGHTISNGDRYYTDNGSSVNGHLSGDSNGALSRNGGSSTDSPDRGNIGAKDTLSELDIYSSSRYEAMLLREDAKNMSWLHGFDDKPDQSPLFDHRFEPPPEPFSPL
- the LOC133884514 gene encoding uncharacterized protein LOC133884514 isoform X3 — protein: MSGNNRTSVLNTSISSVSSRPTTPSRRSSTIVAPKQSIPASRPVPARSSTPAKTRPSTPVKTRPSTPTRTRQIAPNSSTDSAAAKTTSTQSSRPSTPNSRSRIMPNPSSGPTNAINRPSASVGTTSRPGSSSGNIPGISRATSLSSSLVPSMSRSSSRSSTPTRQPATRSSAPAIGRSPSVGRSSSISNFTSVSRPAASGRNSAPSSAPSSRPSSPNPRPRAPVRPLDIPDFPSETPRNLRTKLPERPLSAGRSRPGMALGIRSTQNTEPSAASAPVKKMSVPAVSRSKFSDASSKTSTLTNGHQNRQAERSIIDSQPNRLSRPVTGTDNGFGRTISKKSLDMAIKHMDIRQNLGGIRGASLFPQSIRSAAAKVGPARVSDPGHTISNGDRYYTDNGSSVNGHLSGDSNGALSRNGGSSTDSPDRGNIGAKDTLSELDIYSSSRYEAMLLREDAKNMSWLHGFDDKPDQSPLFDHRFEPPPEPFSPL